One genomic window of Nitrospirota bacterium includes the following:
- the xrt gene encoding exosortase: MRLLQGVVYPAKIPVAYSLLVIIYIPTFYKLFSYGWKVADYSHGPLILLVFLWLIWRKKGVFSSSPSDNRVHPFALSVLLIGLFLYTVGSIHKILMVETFSLIPVLIGTTGFLLGREALRQVLFPAVFLIFLIPPPLFFIDMLTSPLKMIVASVSEPLLRFAGYLVSRNGVILFIGDYSIVVGDECSGIRSLISLMSVGAVYAYLQNVSNLKKSVLFLSIIPIAICANIFRLMLLALITYHFGEAAGQGFFHNFSGILLFIIALISLIILDVLIDRRNQNDRNG, from the coding sequence ATGAGGTTGCTTCAAGGCGTTGTCTACCCAGCAAAAATCCCTGTCGCTTATTCCCTTCTTGTAATAATATACATCCCTACTTTCTATAAACTATTCTCCTATGGATGGAAAGTGGCTGATTACAGCCACGGCCCTTTAATCCTCCTTGTATTCCTGTGGCTTATATGGAGGAAAAAGGGAGTTTTTTCTTCCAGCCCTTCTGATAACCGGGTCCACCCATTTGCGCTCTCGGTACTGCTAATTGGCCTCTTTCTTTATACAGTCGGCTCTATCCATAAAATCCTTATGGTAGAGACTTTTTCACTAATCCCCGTCCTTATCGGCACAACAGGTTTTCTTCTAGGCAGAGAGGCCTTAAGACAAGTTCTCTTCCCTGCTGTTTTTCTTATTTTCCTAATTCCTCCACCTCTTTTTTTCATTGATATGCTTACTTCACCTCTTAAAATGATAGTGGCCAGTGTTTCTGAACCCCTTTTGAGATTTGCAGGGTATCTTGTCAGCAGGAATGGGGTCATACTCTTCATAGGCGATTACTCTATTGTTGTTGGAGATGAATGCAGCGGCATCCGCTCACTCATCTCCCTTATGTCAGTGGGGGCTGTATATGCGTATCTCCAGAATGTCTCAAATCTAAAGAAATCTGTGTTGTTTCTCTCTATAATCCCGATTGCAATATGTGCAAATATATTCAGGCTCATGCTCCTTGCACTTATTACATATCATTTCGGGGAGGCAGCAGGGCAGGGTTTTTTTCATAACTTCTCAGGCATCCTCCTCTTTATCATCGCCTTGATAAGCCTTATTATTCTGGACGTCCTTATAGACAGGAGAAATCAAAATGACAGGAATGGCTAA